In one window of Candidatus Sulfuricurvum sp. RIFRC-1 DNA:
- a CDS encoding TIGR01212 family radical SAM protein (This family includes YhcC from E. coli K-12, an uncharacterized radical SAM protein.), whose translation MREQIFTFGQYLHHKFGVKISKVPVSISGFTCPNIDGTVAKGGCTFCENDSFSPSLDHARELKGFFLNLNSSSNPHLDKQLQQLEWQFNALSNRLQAAHGAEKFMVYFQSFTNTYAPFETLKSLYEKALSFDNVVGLSIGTRSDSISDETFEYLAHLSEKTEIWIEFGIQSIYDETLERINRGHDSANVKEAILKAKSYGLKVCGHLIFGLPGETKEMMLGTVNEAYALGIDSVKYHPLYVVKRTALANEYARGDFDPISEELYVEVLKEAILLKPKHVSVQRISAGTDDETLIAPLWCKDKNAQLRTINATLKAVGLKY comes from the coding sequence ATGCGGGAACAGATTTTTACCTTTGGGCAATATTTACACCATAAATTTGGGGTAAAAATTTCTAAAGTTCCCGTCTCAATCTCCGGGTTTACCTGCCCCAATATTGACGGAACGGTGGCCAAGGGGGGATGTACGTTTTGTGAAAATGACTCTTTCAGCCCAAGCCTTGATCATGCCCGCGAGCTTAAAGGTTTTTTCCTTAACCTAAACTCCTCAAGCAACCCCCATTTAGACAAACAGCTTCAGCAGTTAGAGTGGCAGTTTAATGCACTTTCTAATCGTTTGCAGGCGGCACACGGTGCTGAGAAGTTTATGGTCTATTTTCAAAGCTTTACCAACACCTATGCCCCATTCGAAACACTCAAATCTCTATACGAAAAAGCTTTGTCCTTTGACAACGTGGTCGGTCTTAGCATCGGAACACGCTCGGACAGTATCAGTGATGAAACATTCGAGTATCTTGCACACCTTTCAGAAAAAACAGAGATTTGGATTGAGTTCGGTATTCAGTCGATTTACGATGAGACACTGGAGCGGATTAATCGCGGACATGACAGTGCCAATGTCAAAGAGGCAATACTCAAAGCAAAATCGTATGGACTCAAGGTTTGCGGTCATCTGATTTTTGGTCTTCCCGGGGAGACCAAAGAGATGATGCTCGGTACGGTGAACGAGGCGTATGCGTTGGGGATTGATTCGGTGAAATACCATCCGCTCTATGTCGTAAAACGCACGGCACTCGCCAACGAATATGCCAGAGGCGACTTTGATCCCATAAGTGAAGAACTTTATGTAGAGGTTCTTAAAGAAGCGATATTATTGAAGCCCAAACATGTCAGTGTACAGCGTATCAGTGCAGGAACTGACGATGAGACGTTAATCGCCCCTTTGTGGTGCAAAGACAAAAATGCTCAACTACGCACTATTAACGCGACCCTGAAAGCGGTAGGACTAAAATACTAA
- a CDS encoding DUF2393 family protein, whose protein sequence is MSPLTSWHYFLITALAILFVLGTILALRSTSKFSVFTTITLILVLLGLFIWPLINETVYQVEVTDLEDERFYQTEQIMIKGVVRNIGKYPVANVVATVKMVNIKGSSQSKASQFAQPTAFAELFEGDNPDFKRQNVVEQQVVADYINPGKSKTFSIMLKYPPYFKNASYDVTAKAN, encoded by the coding sequence ATGAGTCCTTTAACTTCATGGCATTATTTTCTCATTACCGCTTTGGCGATTTTATTTGTATTGGGAACGATACTGGCCTTACGCTCGACATCTAAATTCTCAGTATTTACCACGATTACCTTGATTCTCGTTTTATTGGGGCTCTTCATATGGCCTCTCATAAACGAAACGGTTTACCAAGTTGAAGTTACCGATTTGGAAGATGAACGTTTTTATCAAACAGAACAAATCATGATTAAAGGGGTAGTTCGAAATATCGGAAAATATCCTGTAGCCAATGTTGTAGCAACCGTAAAAATGGTTAATATAAAAGGTTCAAGTCAATCAAAAGCGAGCCAGTTCGCACAACCAACGGCATTTGCAGAATTATTTGAAGGAGACAACCCCGACTTCAAGCGACAAAATGTTGTCGAGCAGCAAGTCGTTGCGGATTATATCAATCCGGGAAAGTCCAAAACCTTTAGCATCATGTTGAAGTATCCGCCGTATTTTAAAAATGCCTCTTACGACGTTACAGCAAAAGCCAATTAG